A window of Symphalangus syndactylus isolate Jambi chromosome 24, NHGRI_mSymSyn1-v2.1_pri, whole genome shotgun sequence contains these coding sequences:
- the PDRG1 gene encoding p53 and DNA damage-regulated protein 1 isoform X3, translated as MRSGSRSGDPGVAREPQAELVGAMLSPEAERVLRYLVEVEELAEEVLADKRQIVDLDTKRNQNREGLRALQKDLSLSEDVMVCFGNMFIKMPHPETKEMIEKDQDHLDKEIEKLRKQLKVKVNRLFEAQGPTNHLG; from the exons ATGCGCAGCGGGAGTCGAAGCGGAGACCCCGGGGTCGCGCGAGAGCCGCAAGCGGAGTTGGTGGGCGCTATGCTATCACCCGAGGCAGAGCGAGTGCTGCGGTACCTTGTAGAGGTGGAGGAGCTCGCCGAGGAGGTGCTGGCGGACAAGCGGCAG ATTGTGGACCTGGACACTAAAAGGAATCAGAATCGAGAGGGCCTGAGGGCCCTGCAGAAGGATCTCAGCCTCTCTG AAGATGTGATGGTTTGCTTCGGGAACATGTTTATCAAGATGCCTCACCCTGAGACAAAGGAAATGATTGAAAAAG ATCAGGATCATCtggataaagaaatagaaaaactccgGAAGCAACTTAAAGTGAAGGTCAACCGCCTTTTTGAGGCCCAAG GTCCCACGAACCACTTGGGGTGA
- the PDRG1 gene encoding p53 and DNA damage-regulated protein 1 isoform X2 translates to MRSGSRSGDPGVAREPQAELVGAMLSPEAERVLRYLVEVEELAEEVLADKRQIVDLDTKRNQNREGLRALQKDLSLSEDVMVCFGNMFIKMPHPETKEMIEKDQDHLDKEIEKLRKQLKVKVNRLFEAQGKPELKGFNLNPLNQDELKALKVILKG, encoded by the exons ATGCGCAGCGGGAGTCGAAGCGGAGACCCCGGGGTCGCGCGAGAGCCGCAAGCGGAGTTGGTGGGCGCTATGCTATCACCCGAGGCAGAGCGAGTGCTGCGGTACCTTGTAGAGGTGGAGGAGCTCGCCGAGGAGGTGCTGGCGGACAAGCGGCAG ATTGTGGACCTGGACACTAAAAGGAATCAGAATCGAGAGGGCCTGAGGGCCCTGCAGAAGGATCTCAGCCTCTCTG AAGATGTGATGGTTTGCTTCGGGAACATGTTTATCAAGATGCCTCACCCTGAGACAAAGGAAATGATTGAAAAAG ATCAGGATCATCtggataaagaaatagaaaaactccgGAAGCAACTTAAAGTGAAGGTCAACCGCCTTTTTGAGGCCCAAG GCAAACCGGAGCTGAAGGGTTTTAACTTGAACCCCCTCAACCAGGATGAGCTTAAAGCTCTCAAGGTAATCTTGAAAGGATGA
- the PDRG1 gene encoding p53 and DNA damage-regulated protein 1 isoform X1, protein MRSGSRSGDPGVAREPQAELVGAMLSPEAERVLRYLVEVEELAEEVLADKRQIVDLDTKRNQNREGLRALQKDLSLSEDVMVCFGNMFIKMPHPETKEMIEKGKASWGWVRDALPLPPALVLTQNRESGFRQLKERQLCHRVQTAVGFNSTSATVGYFLISKRGCIYVAWL, encoded by the exons ATGCGCAGCGGGAGTCGAAGCGGAGACCCCGGGGTCGCGCGAGAGCCGCAAGCGGAGTTGGTGGGCGCTATGCTATCACCCGAGGCAGAGCGAGTGCTGCGGTACCTTGTAGAGGTGGAGGAGCTCGCCGAGGAGGTGCTGGCGGACAAGCGGCAG ATTGTGGACCTGGACACTAAAAGGAATCAGAATCGAGAGGGCCTGAGGGCCCTGCAGAAGGATCTCAGCCTCTCTG AAGATGTGATGGTTTGCTTCGGGAACATGTTTATCAAGATGCCTCACCCTGAGACAAAGGAAATGATTGAAAAAGGTAAGGCCTCCTGGGGATGGGTCAGGGATGCGCTGCCTCTCCCACCAGCTTTGGTCTTAACCCAGAACAGGGAGTCAGGCTTCAGGCAGCTTAAGGAGAGACAGCTCTGTCACAGGGTTCAGACTGCTGTGGGTTTTAATTCCACCTCTGCCACTGTGGGTTATTTCCTTATCTCTAAGAGGGGTTGCATCTATGTAGCATGGCTGTGA